From the genome of Candidatus Rokuibacteriota bacterium, one region includes:
- a CDS encoding phosphotransferase: MSPSSAAFPADPVLHQLPMALDPGHMRKVFSERLADVGQRRLQVEACRVERVRYRRGERCVLQYALSLRNAWTGLAQQRWVAAEMYPDERLQHRWRKLRAGNAQVTDARDSATGSLLTDLGMLVHFFPHDPRLPTLGPLTTAPPRQLEAALLRGFGPGSWRAESWTTETVRYRAALGATLRYAAEAREAGSGRARWKCFYVKVYPAGGAAAGHAALAALWGRAAVRDADLSVARPIEYFPELGAVAQEEVHGVTFEELLCHGRDPAGAARRIGRALARFHQRDAGPNGPAAPLRGRSDHVTTVHRAAQRLAWVDPGTQAELERLAGAIAAGLEDVPLRPTHGDLKIDHVLLDADSVSVVDLDSFALGDPMMDLGSLLADMALQRVRGRLAVDCVRPAAGALVEGYFRHAPAQWRTRLPVCCAGATLDKAVHSFQRQQGGWRTHIRALIHEAEGLLAGRCWW; the protein is encoded by the coding sequence ATGAGTCCATCCTCCGCCGCATTTCCCGCGGACCCGGTGCTCCACCAGCTCCCCATGGCCCTCGACCCCGGACACATGCGGAAGGTCTTCAGCGAGCGGCTCGCCGACGTCGGGCAGCGCAGGCTCCAGGTCGAGGCCTGTCGCGTGGAGCGGGTCCGCTACCGCCGCGGCGAGCGCTGCGTGCTCCAGTACGCGCTGAGCCTGCGCAACGCGTGGACGGGGCTGGCCCAGCAACGCTGGGTGGCGGCGGAGATGTACCCTGACGAGCGCCTGCAGCACCGGTGGCGGAAGCTCCGGGCGGGGAACGCCCAAGTCACGGACGCCCGCGACAGCGCCACAGGTTCCCTGCTGACGGACCTCGGCATGCTCGTCCACTTCTTCCCCCACGATCCTCGCCTGCCCACGCTGGGCCCCTTGACCACGGCGCCGCCGCGCCAGCTCGAGGCCGCGCTCCTCCGCGGCTTCGGCCCGGGATCCTGGCGCGCCGAGAGCTGGACCACAGAGACCGTGCGGTACCGTGCCGCGCTGGGCGCCACGCTGCGGTACGCCGCCGAGGCCCGCGAGGCCGGCAGTGGCCGGGCGCGCTGGAAGTGCTTCTATGTGAAGGTCTACCCGGCCGGCGGCGCGGCGGCCGGCCACGCGGCCCTGGCGGCGCTCTGGGGCCGGGCCGCGGTCCGTGATGCGGATCTGTCCGTCGCCCGCCCGATCGAGTACTTCCCCGAGCTGGGCGCGGTGGCGCAGGAAGAGGTGCACGGCGTCACCTTCGAAGAGCTCCTCTGTCACGGCCGTGATCCGGCAGGCGCCGCCCGGCGTATTGGCCGGGCCCTGGCGCGGTTTCATCAGCGTGACGCCGGCCCGAATGGACCCGCCGCGCCCCTGCGGGGGCGAAGCGACCACGTCACGACGGTACATCGCGCGGCACAGCGGCTCGCGTGGGTGGACCCCGGCACTCAGGCGGAGCTGGAGAGGCTGGCGGGCGCCATCGCGGCCGGTCTGGAGGACGTGCCGCTGCGGCCCACACACGGCGACCTCAAGATCGACCACGTCCTGCTCGATGCCGACAGCGTCAGCGTGGTCGACCTCGACAGCTTTGCCCTCGGCGATCCGATGATGGACCTCGGGTCGCTGCTCGCTGACATGGCCCTGCAACGGGTGCGTGGCCGGCTGGCCGTGGATTGCGTCCGCCCGGCGGCCGGCGCGCTGGTCGAGGGGTACTTCCGGCACGCCCCTGCCCAGTGGCGGACACGGCTGCCGGTCTGCTGCGCCGGCGCCACGCTGGACAAGGCGGTGCACTCCTTCCAGCGTCAGCAGGGAGGCTGGCGCACGCACATCCGGGCCCTCATCCATGAGGCCGAGGGCCTTCTGGCGGGCCGCTGCTGGTGGTGA
- a CDS encoding aminoglycoside phosphotransferase family protein: MSVPCIDPLDVAGDEAMPTLALALDPDLVGARFAGLPRLTGPRGRVRVLAAGVLRYKPGRRCVIEYRAEVQRSDGSREAVRLIGKIRRRRSGVSAFKLQASLWASGFSDDSADGISVPEPLGVLPEVGMWLQRAAPGRAATELLAARGGPELAGRIAEAAHKLHRAGVRPLRRHSMADEVRILRERLAAVTAIAPRWAGRIARVLCWCERLAASVPEPVARGIHRDYYADQVLVHGAHLYLTDFDCYCQGDPALDIGNFTGHVREHALRALGDPEALAPVERALEDRFAELAGEAVRPAVRAYATLTLARHIHLSTVLADRTHLTGQLLELCEEALGSATRARSRCSG, encoded by the coding sequence ATGAGCGTGCCGTGCATCGATCCGCTCGACGTCGCGGGCGACGAGGCCATGCCGACGCTGGCCCTGGCGCTGGACCCCGACCTCGTCGGCGCGCGCTTCGCGGGGCTGCCGCGGCTGACGGGCCCCAGGGGGCGCGTCCGTGTCCTCGCGGCGGGCGTGCTCCGCTACAAGCCCGGTCGCCGCTGCGTGATCGAGTACAGGGCCGAGGTGCAGCGCTCGGACGGGTCACGCGAGGCGGTCCGCCTCATCGGGAAGATCCGCCGCCGCCGGTCGGGCGTGTCCGCCTTCAAGCTCCAGGCATCGCTGTGGGCGTCGGGCTTCTCGGACGACAGCGCCGACGGCATCTCGGTGCCGGAGCCGCTCGGCGTGCTTCCGGAGGTCGGCATGTGGCTCCAGCGGGCGGCGCCGGGGCGCGCTGCGACCGAGCTGCTGGCGGCCCGGGGCGGCCCCGAGCTCGCGGGCCGGATCGCCGAGGCCGCCCACAAGCTCCACCGCGCGGGAGTCCGTCCGCTGCGCCGTCACAGCATGGCCGACGAGGTGCGCATCCTTCGCGAGCGGCTGGCCGCGGTCACCGCGATCGCGCCGCGGTGGGCGGGGCGGATCGCGCGTGTGCTGTGCTGGTGCGAGCGCCTGGCGGCGTCGGTGCCGGAGCCGGTGGCGCGCGGGATCCACCGGGACTACTACGCAGACCAGGTGCTCGTCCACGGCGCTCATCTGTACCTCACCGACTTCGACTGCTACTGCCAGGGCGACCCCGCGCTCGACATCGGGAACTTCACCGGCCACGTGCGCGAGCACGCGCTCCGGGCTCTCGGCGATCCGGAGGCGCTTGCCCCGGTCGAGCGAGCCCTCGAGGACAGGTTCGCCGAGCTGGCCGGCGAGGCGGTGCGGCCGGCGGTGCGCGCGTACGCCACGCTGACCCTGGCGCGCCACATCCACCTGAGCACCGTCCTCGCGGACCGCACGCACCTGACCGGCCAGCTGCTCGAGCTGTGCGAGGAGGCGCTCGGGAGCGCCACTCGGGCGCGCTCGAGATGCTCCGGGTGA
- a CDS encoding ABC transporter ATP-binding protein, translating to MRSGRFGVAVRAHLWSARWRLALATLCMLGVTATALLGPWPLKLIFDHVLLDAPLPSSLWLLGGLIGGSKTTAVAALASSILLVAALRGAFAYGQVYLTSRVGYGLVYALRHEAFAHLQRLSLSFYHRSRSGELLSKITADTNTLREVFSDAAVTFAGHVLTVAGMWTVMLALNWRLAAMVLASLPLLAWTLVHLQRGIRGSAKRQRKQEGRIAARLAEMLASMALVQAFARERYEAQRFEAESAANLEDGIRVARMEAAAARSVEIGSALAISAVVLFGALQVLEGRMSPGGVLVFAAYLGSMYKPLRGMARLSGKFAKASVSAQRLAEFLDEEPEVRERPDAIEAGRLRGEIVFDGVSFDYGAGRPVLKDVSFRIPPGQRAVIVGASGAGKSTLVSLILRLYDPRAGRILLDGVDIAQYRRESIRRQVGIVLQESMLWGASIRENIAYGKPDATPAEIVAAAQAANAEGFIMGLENGYDTIVGERGAALSGGQRQRIAMARAMIRDAPILILDEPMRGLDVESERQAREALERVTAGRTCLLITHDLEEVTDTDLVLVLDDGKIAAQGRHRTLLSTSLLYRRTYELATGRRDVKARQR from the coding sequence ATGCGCAGCGGGCGCTTCGGCGTCGCGGTCCGCGCCCATCTCTGGAGCGCCCGGTGGCGCCTGGCGCTGGCCACGCTCTGCATGCTGGGCGTCACCGCTACCGCTCTGCTGGGGCCGTGGCCGCTCAAGCTGATCTTCGACCACGTGCTGCTGGACGCGCCGCTCCCGAGCTCGCTCTGGCTCCTGGGCGGCCTGATCGGCGGCAGCAAGACCACCGCGGTGGCTGCCCTCGCGTCGAGCATCCTCCTGGTCGCGGCGCTCCGCGGCGCCTTCGCGTACGGCCAGGTCTACCTGACGTCCCGCGTCGGGTATGGCCTGGTGTACGCGCTGCGCCACGAGGCCTTCGCGCACCTGCAGCGGCTGTCGCTGTCCTTCTATCACCGCAGCCGGTCCGGCGAGCTCCTGAGCAAGATCACCGCGGACACCAACACGCTGCGTGAAGTCTTCTCGGACGCGGCGGTGACCTTCGCGGGCCACGTGCTCACCGTCGCCGGGATGTGGACCGTGATGCTCGCCCTGAACTGGCGGCTGGCCGCCATGGTGCTGGCGTCACTGCCGCTGCTGGCGTGGACCCTGGTTCACCTGCAGCGGGGCATCCGCGGCTCGGCGAAGCGGCAGCGGAAGCAGGAGGGACGCATCGCCGCGCGGCTCGCGGAGATGCTGGCGTCAATGGCCCTCGTGCAGGCTTTCGCCCGGGAGCGTTACGAGGCGCAGCGCTTCGAGGCCGAGAGCGCAGCCAACCTCGAGGACGGGATCCGCGTCGCTCGCATGGAGGCGGCCGCGGCGCGCAGCGTGGAGATCGGGAGCGCGCTGGCGATCTCCGCGGTCGTGCTCTTCGGGGCGCTGCAGGTCCTGGAGGGCCGGATGTCGCCGGGCGGCGTCCTCGTGTTCGCCGCCTACCTCGGCAGCATGTACAAGCCGCTCCGGGGCATGGCGCGGCTGTCGGGCAAGTTCGCCAAGGCCTCGGTGAGCGCCCAACGGCTCGCCGAGTTCCTCGACGAGGAGCCCGAGGTCCGGGAGCGGCCCGACGCCATCGAGGCCGGACGGCTCCGCGGCGAGATCGTCTTCGACGGCGTCAGCTTCGACTACGGCGCCGGGCGGCCGGTCCTCAAGGACGTGTCGTTCCGGATCCCGCCCGGCCAGCGCGCGGTCATCGTCGGCGCCTCCGGGGCCGGCAAGTCCACGCTGGTGAGCTTGATCTTGCGCCTCTATGACCCGCGGGCGGGGCGGATCCTGCTGGACGGCGTCGACATCGCGCAGTACCGGCGTGAGTCGATCCGCCGGCAGGTCGGTATCGTCCTCCAGGAGTCCATGCTGTGGGGCGCCTCGATCCGGGAGAACATCGCCTACGGGAAGCCTGACGCGACGCCTGCCGAGATCGTGGCCGCGGCCCAGGCCGCCAACGCCGAGGGCTTCATCATGGGGCTCGAGAACGGCTACGACACCATCGTGGGCGAGCGCGGCGCGGCATTGTCCGGCGGCCAGCGGCAGCGAATCGCGATGGCCCGGGCGATGATCCGCGACGCGCCCATCCTCATCCTCGACGAGCCCATGCGTGGACTGGACGTGGAGAGCGAAAGGCAGGCTCGCGAGGCGCTCGAGCGCGTCACGGCCGGCCGGACATGCCTGCTGATCACCCATGACCTTGAAGAGGTGACGGACACCGACCTGGTGCTCGTGCTCGATGACGGGAAGATCGCCGCGCAGGGGCGTCACCGCACCCTCCTGTCGACGAGCCTGCTCTACCGGCGGACGTACGAGCTGGCGACCGGTCGCCGCGACGTGAAGGCGAGGCAGCGATGA